The following are from one region of the Mycolicibacterium helvum genome:
- a CDS encoding carbohydrate ABC transporter permease has product MSERVGARRAASWVIIDALVVVYALFPVLWILSLSLKPTSTVKDGKLIPSQITFDNYKGIFKGDAFSSALINSIGIGLITTVIAVVIGGMAAYAVARLEFTGKKALIGAALLIAMFPQISLVTPLFNIERRLGLFDTWPGLIIPYITFALPLAIYTLSAFFREIPWDLEKAAKMDGATPAQAFRRVIAPLAAPGIVTAAILVFIFAWNDLLLALSLTATNAAITAPVAIANFTGSSQFEEPTGSIAAGAMVITVPIIVFVLIFQRRIVAGLTSGAVKG; this is encoded by the coding sequence ATGTCTGAGCGGGTTGGCGCCCGGCGGGCGGCGAGCTGGGTCATCATTGATGCCCTTGTGGTGGTCTACGCGCTCTTCCCGGTGTTGTGGATCCTGAGCCTGTCACTCAAGCCCACGTCAACCGTCAAGGACGGCAAGCTGATCCCGTCGCAGATCACCTTCGACAATTACAAGGGCATCTTCAAGGGCGACGCATTCAGCTCCGCGCTGATCAACTCGATCGGCATCGGCCTCATCACCACGGTGATCGCGGTCGTCATCGGCGGGATGGCGGCCTACGCCGTAGCCCGGCTGGAGTTCACGGGCAAGAAGGCGCTCATCGGGGCGGCACTGCTGATCGCGATGTTCCCCCAGATCTCACTGGTGACGCCACTGTTCAACATTGAACGCCGGCTCGGATTGTTCGACACCTGGCCGGGGCTGATCATCCCCTACATCACGTTCGCGCTGCCACTGGCGATTTATACCCTGTCGGCGTTCTTCCGGGAGATCCCTTGGGATCTGGAGAAGGCCGCCAAGATGGATGGCGCGACACCGGCTCAAGCGTTCCGCCGGGTGATCGCACCACTGGCTGCGCCGGGCATCGTGACGGCGGCCATCCTGGTGTTCATCTTCGCCTGGAACGACTTGCTGCTGGCGCTGTCGCTGACGGCCACCAACGCCGCGATCACCGCGCCGGTGGCCATTGCGAACTTCACCGGCAGCTCGCAATTCGAGGAGCCGACCGGCTCGATCGCCGCGGGCGCGATGGTGATCACGGTGCCGATCATCGTGTTCGTTCTCATCTTCCAACGACGGATCGTCGCCGGGCTGACGTCCGGCGCGGTGAAGGGGTAG
- a CDS encoding carbohydrate ABC transporter permease, whose product MTAATPRPAPTAAARSDDRRSQRRLAYLLITPAVVLMLAVTAYPIVYALWLSLQRYNLASPADTKFIWFENYQTILSDKYWWTAFVVTLVITVISVAIEFVLGMALALVMHRTIFGKGLVRTAILIPYGIVTVAASYSWYYAWTPGTGYLANLLPDGSAPLTQQIPSLAIIILAEVWKTTPFMALLLLAGLALVPEDLLKAAQVDGAGPWTRLIKVTLPLIKPAILVALVFRTLDAFRIFDNIYVLTAGANDTASVSILGYDNLFKAFNIGLGSAISVLVFGSVAVIAFIYIKLFGASAPGTDNEVR is encoded by the coding sequence ATGACGGCCGCGACACCCCGCCCCGCGCCGACTGCTGCGGCCCGCAGCGACGACCGCCGGTCCCAACGCAGGCTTGCCTATCTGCTGATCACCCCGGCCGTCGTGCTGATGCTGGCGGTGACCGCATACCCGATCGTGTACGCCCTGTGGCTGAGCCTGCAGCGCTACAACCTCGCCAGCCCGGCCGACACGAAGTTCATCTGGTTCGAGAATTACCAGACCATCTTGAGCGACAAGTACTGGTGGACGGCGTTCGTCGTCACGTTGGTCATCACGGTGATCTCGGTGGCCATCGAGTTCGTCCTGGGCATGGCGCTAGCACTTGTCATGCACCGCACCATTTTCGGCAAAGGGCTGGTGCGCACCGCGATCCTGATTCCGTACGGCATCGTCACCGTCGCCGCCTCGTACAGCTGGTATTACGCCTGGACGCCGGGCACCGGGTACCTTGCCAATCTGCTTCCTGACGGCAGCGCGCCACTGACGCAACAGATTCCGTCGCTGGCCATCATCATCCTTGCCGAGGTCTGGAAGACCACACCGTTCATGGCGCTGTTGTTGCTCGCCGGTTTGGCACTGGTGCCCGAGGATCTGCTCAAGGCCGCCCAGGTAGACGGGGCCGGCCCCTGGACGCGACTGATCAAGGTGACGCTGCCGTTGATCAAGCCGGCGATCCTGGTGGCGCTGGTGTTCCGCACGCTTGACGCGTTCCGCATCTTCGACAATATCTATGTGCTCACCGCCGGTGCCAACGACACCGCCTCGGTGTCGATCCTGGGCTACGACAACCTGTTCAAGGCCTTCAACATCGGGCTGGGCTCGGCGATCAGCGTGCTGGTATTCGGATCGGTGGCTGTCATCGCGTTCATCTACATCAAGCTGTTCGGCGCATCGGCGCCGGGCACGGACAACGAGGTGCGCTAG
- a CDS encoding ABC transporter substrate-binding protein yields the protein MACQGTRARRVGAAAIAALTCASVVSSCGSGDHGVVVSFYTPASETATFTAVAKRCNDELGGRFRIEQRSLPKAADDQRLQLARRLTGNDRTLDLMALDVVWTAEFAEAGWALPLSDDPAGQAEADATENTLPGPLETAKWQNKLFAAPVTTNTQLLWYRADLVAPPPDTWDGMVAEATRLHAEGKPSWIAVQAKQYEGLVVWFNTLLESAGGQVLSEDGKQVTLTDTPEHRAATVKALQIIKAVATAPGADPSVTQTDEGTARLALEQGKAALEVNWPFVFASMLENAVKGGVPFLPLNDKPELAGSINDAGTFSPTDDQFTVAFDASKEVFGFAPYPGVIPGQPTRVTLGGLNIAVAKTTRHPVEAFEAVRCIRNLENQKYTSIEGGLPAVRTSLYSDPEFQKKYPQYAIIRDQLTTAAVRPATPNYQAVSTRISATLAPITQIDPEKTADELTAQVQKAIDGKGLIP from the coding sequence ATGGCTTGCCAAGGCACACGCGCTCGGCGGGTGGGTGCGGCCGCGATCGCCGCTCTGACATGCGCATCGGTGGTGTCCTCATGCGGCTCCGGTGACCATGGCGTCGTTGTCAGCTTTTACACACCGGCCAGCGAGACGGCGACTTTTACAGCCGTCGCCAAACGTTGCAACGACGAACTCGGCGGCCGGTTTCGCATTGAACAACGCAGCCTGCCCAAGGCTGCCGACGACCAGCGGCTGCAACTAGCGCGCAGGCTGACCGGTAACGACCGGACGCTCGATCTGATGGCACTGGACGTGGTGTGGACCGCGGAGTTCGCCGAGGCCGGTTGGGCATTGCCATTGTCCGACGATCCTGCCGGGCAGGCCGAGGCGGACGCGACGGAGAACACCCTGCCCGGTCCGCTGGAAACGGCGAAGTGGCAGAATAAGCTGTTCGCAGCACCGGTCACGACCAACACCCAATTACTTTGGTACCGAGCGGATTTGGTTGCGCCGCCACCGGACACCTGGGACGGTATGGTGGCCGAAGCTACCCGGCTGCACGCCGAGGGTAAACCCAGCTGGATAGCCGTGCAGGCGAAGCAATACGAAGGCCTGGTCGTGTGGTTCAACACTTTGCTGGAAAGTGCTGGGGGACAGGTTCTTTCCGAGGATGGCAAACAGGTCACCTTGACTGACACCCCTGAGCACCGGGCGGCGACCGTCAAGGCGCTCCAGATCATCAAAGCGGTGGCGACCGCGCCGGGCGCCGACCCGTCGGTCACCCAGACCGACGAGGGCACCGCACGACTGGCCCTCGAGCAGGGCAAAGCAGCGCTGGAGGTCAACTGGCCGTTCGTTTTCGCCTCGATGCTGGAGAACGCGGTCAAGGGTGGTGTGCCGTTCCTGCCGCTCAACGACAAGCCGGAACTCGCGGGCAGCATCAACGATGCCGGCACCTTCTCGCCAACCGACGACCAATTCACGGTCGCCTTCGATGCGTCCAAAGAGGTGTTTGGGTTCGCGCCGTACCCGGGAGTGATCCCGGGCCAGCCCACCCGCGTCACCCTGGGTGGGCTGAATATTGCGGTGGCCAAGACCACCCGTCATCCGGTTGAGGCGTTCGAAGCCGTCCGTTGCATTCGGAATCTGGAGAACCAGAAATACACCTCGATCGAGGGCGGCCTGCCCGCGGTACGCACTTCGCTGTACTCGGACCCGGAGTTCCAGAAGAAGTATCCGCAGTACGCGATCATCCGCGATCAGCTGACAACCGCGGCGGTGCGCCCGGCGACGCCGAACTATCAGGCGGTGTCAACCCGCATCTCGGCCACGCTGGCCCCGATCACCCAGATCGATCCGGAGAAGACCGCGGATGAGCTCACTGCGCAGGTGCAGAAGGCGATCGATGGGAAGGGGCTGATCCCATGA
- a CDS encoding general stress protein codes for MTSPFPPGQNPGGASAGSRRGPVSLPTPPKGWPIGSYPTYAEAQKAVDYLSDEQFPVQQVTIVGVDLMQVERVTGRLSWPKVLGGGVITGAWLGIFIGLVLGFFSPNPWASLITGVVAGVIFGLITSAVPYAMARGTRDFSSTMQLVAGRYDVLCDPQSAEKARDMLARLTI; via the coding sequence ATGACCAGCCCCTTCCCGCCCGGTCAGAACCCCGGCGGAGCGTCCGCCGGGTCCCGTCGCGGTCCGGTGAGCCTGCCGACCCCGCCCAAGGGCTGGCCGATCGGTTCCTATCCCACCTACGCCGAGGCCCAAAAGGCCGTCGACTATCTGTCCGACGAGCAGTTCCCCGTGCAACAGGTGACCATCGTCGGTGTCGATTTGATGCAGGTCGAGCGGGTCACGGGCCGGCTGTCCTGGCCCAAAGTGCTCGGCGGCGGGGTGATCACCGGCGCCTGGCTGGGCATCTTCATCGGCCTGGTGCTGGGGTTCTTCAGCCCTAACCCGTGGGCATCGCTGATCACCGGTGTGGTCGCAGGCGTGATCTTCGGACTGATCACATCAGCTGTTCCATATGCGATGGCCCGTGGCACAAGGGATTTCAGTTCGACCATGCAGTTGGTGGCGGGCCGATACGACGTGCTGTGTGATCCGCAGAGCGCCGAGAAGGCGCGGGACATGCTGGCGCGCTTGACGATTTAG
- a CDS encoding DUF4190 domain-containing protein, giving the protein MTASGGDSGEKAQNAADQSPSEGTYEAPAIEHSTPPAGGEAAPSGYEPSPPAYEAPSVYPPPSGYPAPSYPPPAPGGYGAPGYSEPAPYYPGYPGPQGAATYPPPPPQYGGAPVPGGYGYPAAQPGTNTLAISSLVASVVGVLCGIGAIVGIVLGVIALNQIKQSREGGYGLAVAGIVVGAATVVLNIIWLSFVWS; this is encoded by the coding sequence ATGACAGCTTCCGGCGGCGACTCCGGCGAAAAGGCGCAGAACGCGGCCGATCAGAGCCCTTCGGAAGGGACCTACGAAGCGCCGGCGATCGAGCACAGCACACCGCCTGCCGGCGGTGAGGCCGCTCCGTCGGGGTACGAGCCGTCCCCGCCTGCCTACGAAGCCCCGAGCGTGTACCCACCGCCGTCGGGCTACCCCGCGCCCAGCTATCCGCCGCCGGCCCCCGGGGGTTACGGGGCACCAGGCTATTCCGAGCCGGCACCGTACTACCCGGGCTACCCGGGTCCGCAAGGCGCAGCGACCTATCCGCCGCCGCCTCCGCAATACGGCGGGGCACCCGTCCCGGGCGGTTACGGGTATCCGGCTGCACAACCGGGAACCAACACCTTGGCGATCTCGTCGCTGGTGGCCTCTGTCGTGGGCGTGTTGTGCGGCATCGGCGCAATCGTCGGAATCGTGCTCGGCGTCATTGCCCTCAACCAGATCAAGCAATCCCGTGAGGGCGGCTACGGCCTGGCGGTCGCGGGGATCGTGGTGGGCGCCGCAACGGTGGTCCTCAACATCATCTGGTTGAGCTTCGTGTGGAGCTGA